In a single window of the Salmo trutta chromosome 21, fSalTru1.1, whole genome shotgun sequence genome:
- the LOC115157156 gene encoding adhesion G protein-coupled receptor L2 isoform X2 → MDTLPLNGNFNNCYSLRDHDDDYEDVVGGGVVGGVVCGPGDLGGLSLDDAAFEKMIISELVHNNLRPRGPPKGHNPHRDSRERDRDRAPPQTRVTGDRDRDCGGGSGSEDDAIVADHAEASSPQRGSIVGVIGGGHPTLELLLHPHHKEALEAPLLPQRTHSLLYSAHKAPRRAVEGPGGHGSKTVGAMEDGDSQSPNNNRDSLYTSMPNLRDSPSASPYPPDEADDLSPSPRSEGEDLYHKSMPELVDGPQPLSYYHIHRGTSDGCIVPPSAEDCEPEGEGPQDGQMQLITSL, encoded by the coding sequence ATGGACACCCTCCCCCTCAACGGAAACTTTAACAACTGCTACTCCCTGCGTGACCATGACGATGACTATGAGGATGTTGTGGGTGGGGGTGTGGTCGGGGGTGTGGTCTGCGGCCCAGGGGACCTGGGGGGCCTCAGCCTGGACGACGCTGCCTTCGAGAAGATGATCATCTCTGAGCTGGTTCACAACAACCTGAGGCCCCGCGGGCCCCCTAAGGGCCACAACCCCCACCGGGATagcagggagagggacagggaccGGGCCCCTCCCCAGACCAGGGTGACTGGGGACAGGGATAGGGATTGTGGGGGTGGAAGCGGCAGCGAGGATGATGCCATAGTGGCGGACCATGCTGAGGCTTCGTCCCCCCAGAGAGGTAGTATAGTCGGGGTAATTGGAGGAGGTCACCCTACCCTGGAGTTGCTGCTGCACCCCCACCACAAGGAGGCGTTAGAGGCCCCCCTCCTGCCCCAGAGGACTCACTCCCTGCTCTACAGTGCCCACAAGGCCCccaggagggctgtggaggggcCTGGGGGCCACGGCTCAAAGACAGTGGGGGCGATGGAGGACGGGGACTCCCAGTCACCCAACAATAACAGAGACTCCCTGTACACCAGCATGCCCAACCTGAGAGACTCCCCCTCGGCCTCACCCTACCCCCCCGATGAAGCCGACGACCTGTCCCCTTCCCCCAGGAGTGAGGGGGAGGACCTGTACCATAAGAGCATGCCTGAGCTGGTCGATGGGCCCCAGCCCCTGTCTTACTATCACATACACCGGGGCACCAGCGATGGGTGCATTGTGCCCCCCAGCGCTGAGGACTGTGAACCTGAGGGAGAGGGCCCCCAGGATGGACAGATGCAGCTCATTACTAGCCTCTGA